A stretch of Streptosporangium brasiliense DNA encodes these proteins:
- the ovoA gene encoding 5-histidylcysteine sulfoxide synthase, whose translation MQETGRITSLPLPDLSVCGRDAVLDYFDNSWALQEILFAGLQTSEAFYRPPAHNLRHPMIFYYGHPAALYINKLRVSGLLSGPVNAYLEHVLETGVDEMSWDDLSKNDMLWPSVGEVHSYRAEVYRIVRGIIESTPFAPDLGRPVTMDDQAWAIFLTFEHDRIHLETSSMLIRELPLKLVQHPSAWPAPAPMRRVGDAGGPTPESVPDNRTVAVPGGRVRLGKPWSFPSFGWDNEYGTRELDVADFEASRYLVSNGEYHRFVADGGYRRPELWSEEGWGWRAFRNAKWPQFWVPDGPSGLHRYRLRTTFEVIDMPWDWPVCVNYHEAKAYCAWRAERDGRAYRLPTEAEFRCMRALPDEPAVDDDPVMRLSGAHLRAQGVNLNLAWGSETPVDHSPATAHGVHDSAGNLWTWCEDTFNPLDDFAVHPYYEDFSTPCFDGLHQMILGGSFVSTGDEASIWARFHFRPHFLQQSGIRLIASPDPATSTEAPDTYNTQEMLNRYLLMHFASVQETFGRPDHPLAVAHAYPQRLARMLTREAERIGVSLHRVLDAGCAVGGASFTLAESTVTSVVGADLSSTFIETARKLARGEAVPYERLDQGEVRTRLHARAPRPAGGADVDFVIADCCALPETLGSFDAVLLSNLLDRVADPRACLRQFTDSDRVLRSGGLLLVASPWSWQPAYTAPDKWLGARSQSPTSEYEIRRILDEAFDLVAESDEPGMLRDHRRHYEYLSADVSLWRKR comes from the coding sequence ATGCAGGAGACCGGCCGGATCACTTCGCTGCCGCTGCCGGACCTGTCGGTGTGCGGCCGTGACGCGGTGCTCGACTACTTCGACAACTCTTGGGCGCTTCAGGAGATCCTGTTCGCGGGACTGCAGACGTCAGAGGCCTTCTACCGTCCTCCGGCGCACAACCTGCGGCACCCCATGATCTTCTACTACGGTCACCCGGCCGCGCTGTACATCAACAAGCTGCGGGTCAGCGGCCTCCTGAGCGGTCCGGTCAACGCCTACCTCGAGCACGTCCTGGAGACCGGCGTCGACGAGATGTCCTGGGACGACCTGTCCAAGAACGACATGCTCTGGCCCTCTGTCGGTGAGGTCCACAGCTACCGGGCCGAGGTCTACCGGATCGTCCGGGGGATCATCGAGTCGACGCCGTTCGCCCCGGACCTGGGCCGCCCGGTGACGATGGACGACCAGGCGTGGGCGATCTTCCTCACTTTCGAGCACGACCGCATCCACCTGGAGACCAGCTCCATGCTGATCCGGGAGCTGCCCCTCAAACTGGTGCAGCACCCCTCCGCCTGGCCGGCCCCCGCCCCGATGCGGCGCGTCGGCGACGCCGGCGGCCCGACCCCGGAGTCGGTCCCGGACAACCGCACGGTGGCCGTCCCCGGCGGGCGGGTCCGCCTGGGCAAGCCCTGGTCCTTCCCCTCCTTCGGCTGGGACAACGAGTACGGGACCCGGGAACTGGACGTCGCCGACTTCGAGGCCTCCCGCTACCTGGTCAGCAACGGCGAATACCACCGCTTCGTCGCCGACGGCGGCTACCGCCGGCCGGAGCTGTGGTCGGAGGAGGGCTGGGGCTGGCGCGCCTTCCGCAACGCCAAGTGGCCCCAGTTCTGGGTGCCCGACGGGCCGAGCGGACTGCACCGCTACCGCCTGCGCACGACCTTCGAAGTCATCGACATGCCCTGGGACTGGCCGGTCTGCGTCAACTACCACGAGGCGAAGGCCTACTGCGCCTGGCGCGCCGAGCGGGACGGCCGCGCCTACCGGCTGCCGACCGAGGCGGAGTTCCGCTGCATGCGCGCGCTGCCGGACGAGCCGGCCGTCGACGACGACCCGGTCATGCGCCTCAGCGGTGCGCACCTGCGCGCGCAGGGCGTCAACCTCAACCTCGCCTGGGGGTCGGAGACCCCCGTCGACCACTCGCCCGCCACCGCGCACGGCGTGCACGACTCCGCAGGAAACCTCTGGACATGGTGCGAGGACACCTTCAACCCGCTGGACGACTTCGCCGTCCACCCCTACTACGAGGACTTCAGCACCCCCTGCTTCGACGGCCTGCACCAGATGATCCTCGGAGGCTCGTTCGTCAGCACCGGCGACGAGGCGAGCATCTGGGCGCGTTTCCACTTCCGCCCGCACTTCCTGCAGCAGTCCGGGATCCGGCTGATCGCCTCGCCGGACCCGGCCACGAGCACCGAGGCCCCCGACACCTACAACACCCAGGAGATGCTCAACCGCTATCTCCTGATGCACTTCGCCAGCGTCCAGGAGACCTTCGGCCGCCCCGACCACCCCCTCGCCGTCGCGCACGCCTATCCGCAGCGCCTGGCGAGAATGCTCACACGCGAGGCCGAGCGGATCGGCGTCAGCCTCCACCGGGTCCTGGACGCCGGATGCGCCGTCGGCGGTGCGAGCTTCACCCTTGCCGAGAGCACCGTCACCAGCGTCGTGGGCGCCGACCTCAGCTCCACCTTCATCGAGACCGCCCGCAAACTGGCACGCGGCGAGGCGGTGCCGTACGAAAGGCTCGACCAGGGCGAGGTCCGCACCCGCCTGCACGCACGCGCGCCGCGGCCGGCCGGCGGCGCCGACGTCGACTTCGTCATCGCCGACTGCTGCGCGCTGCCGGAGACCCTGGGCAGCTTCGACGCCGTGCTCCTGTCCAACCTTCTCGACCGCGTCGCCGACCCCCGGGCGTGCCTGCGGCAGTTCACCGACTCCGACCGGGTCCTGCGCTCGGGCGGGCTGCTGCTGGTGGCCAGCCCGTGGTCGTGGCAGCCCGCCTACACCGCGCCGGACAAGTGGCTCGGCGCACGGTCCCAGTCGCCGACCAGCGAATACGAGATCAGGCGGATCCTGGATGAGGCCTTCGACCTCGTGGCGGAGTCCGACGAGCCGGGCATGCTGCGCGACCACCGGCGTCACTACGAATACCTCAGCGCCGACGTCTCGCTGTGGCGCAAGCGCTGA
- a CDS encoding pyridoxal phosphate-dependent decarboxylase family protein, translating to MSLFPLEPSGDELAAMMTSATSFVSDFVGSLNEAPAVDLDVSDRMRVDLLAPPGDHAGDFDGLLETFRQAASKAVETAGPGCFAYFPGGGLFASAVAELLASTVNRYTGSGAMAPALVAMEHGVIRWLCGVFGLPQTAGGLLTSGASGGTLSALLAARQELLGGPPGTGTVYVTEHTHHSVAKAARIAGFAPDQLRTVPVTADHRMDPGAVEELVAADRAAGRRPFLLVGTAGTTNTGTIDPLADLADVAGRQGLWFHVDAAYGGAFQLTSRGRAKLSGIERADSITLDPHKSLFLPYGTGVLLTRDVRTLAAAQGADAAYLQDLQLDSRLPNYADLGTELSRPFRGLRLWLPLHLYGVDAFRATLDEKLDLAQVVHRELLDMPLLETPAPDLTVLTFRAPGGDAVNRRLLETIHASRRVALTSTQIQDRFTLRLCVLNHRTHRAHVDEAMKIVRDASWSVVDRKIAV from the coding sequence ATGTCACTGTTCCCCCTGGAGCCGAGCGGGGACGAGCTGGCGGCGATGATGACTTCGGCGACCTCGTTCGTGTCCGATTTCGTCGGTTCGCTGAACGAGGCTCCCGCCGTCGACCTCGATGTCTCCGACCGCATGCGGGTCGATCTGCTCGCACCGCCCGGCGATCACGCCGGTGACTTCGACGGGCTGCTGGAGACCTTCCGGCAGGCCGCCTCGAAGGCGGTGGAGACCGCGGGCCCCGGCTGTTTCGCCTACTTTCCCGGCGGTGGCCTTTTCGCGTCGGCGGTGGCCGAGCTCCTCGCCTCCACCGTGAACCGGTACACGGGCTCGGGTGCCATGGCGCCCGCCCTGGTGGCCATGGAGCACGGTGTGATCCGGTGGCTCTGCGGGGTGTTCGGGCTCCCGCAGACGGCGGGCGGGCTGCTCACGAGCGGCGCGTCCGGCGGCACTCTGTCGGCGCTGCTGGCCGCGCGCCAGGAGCTGCTCGGCGGGCCACCGGGCACCGGGACCGTCTATGTCACCGAGCACACCCACCACAGCGTCGCCAAGGCCGCGCGGATCGCCGGGTTCGCACCGGATCAGCTGCGCACCGTGCCGGTCACCGCCGACCACCGCATGGACCCCGGTGCGGTCGAGGAACTGGTCGCCGCCGACCGTGCGGCCGGCCGGAGGCCGTTCCTGCTGGTCGGCACCGCCGGCACGACGAACACCGGCACGATCGACCCGCTCGCCGACCTCGCCGACGTCGCCGGGCGGCAGGGCCTGTGGTTCCACGTCGACGCCGCCTACGGCGGGGCCTTCCAGCTGACCAGCCGGGGCCGGGCGAAGCTGTCGGGCATCGAGCGGGCCGACTCGATCACCCTCGATCCGCACAAGTCGCTGTTCCTGCCCTACGGCACGGGTGTCCTGCTGACGCGTGACGTGCGCACGCTGGCGGCCGCGCAGGGCGCCGACGCCGCCTACCTGCAGGACCTGCAGCTGGATTCGCGGCTGCCCAACTACGCCGACCTCGGCACGGAGCTGAGCCGTCCCTTCCGCGGTCTGCGGCTGTGGCTGCCGCTGCATCTGTACGGGGTCGACGCCTTCCGTGCCACGCTCGACGAGAAGTTGGACCTGGCCCAGGTGGTCCACCGCGAGCTGCTGGACATGCCGCTGCTGGAGACGCCGGCCCCGGACCTGACGGTCCTCACCTTCCGCGCCCCCGGCGGCGACGCGGTGAACCGCCGGTTGCTGGAGACCATTCACGCCAGCCGCCGGGTGGCCCTGACCAGCACGCAGATCCAGGACCGGTTCACGCTGCGGTTGTGCGTGCTCAACCACCGCACCCACCGTGCGCACGTCGACGAGGCGATGAAGATCGTTCGTGACGCGAGCTGGTCGGTCGTGGACAGGAAGATCGCGGTGTAG